The Rhopalosiphum maidis isolate BTI-1 chromosome 1, ASM367621v3, whole genome shotgun sequence genome has a segment encoding these proteins:
- the LOC113549267 gene encoding neurabin-1-like isoform X1, translating into MSTVTEEKKSIRMVGPKVSQIANIFQRPTVTKDPDIIVVKQNASPTLDNKLPVKVETPNQVTVVRTESHLARFNNARALFEKLGTGETKPTLLEKIKQSNSQDSICAKSRSPSPPSSNKKSNGVFGSAQSHSQLNGSKVVVKPIKPEKPDKKLNSRELIEKQKNWTSHFSKSPRSSNSRYNSDPSPSEVKEWIPNVNSDGISRTASTSSLYKNISHPKSPPPPPPPPSQKVDEHFNLNDDDTNLDNSTISNNQMIPEDKSNKETIEPLSVIDNSADKEEHIENIFDNQLNAVTSDMYTSVAVTEENKLNTSEPEVSNMRIPLDLSDSYTNQELPISLNSTFNVPVDHDIETIINDISMNLNEANSSTPKVQFNIGDSANHPAATVTPLESEVDSGFISSEAVTVPELSKGLIHLNKSDKFADNNDEEEENKLTPLTLDLEDTSINKSSENIIDIESSGQPDMMTPDEAEQLLSTKILEKKSISQDNLLSDEEAKEIKKLLSPSDNDQLNTSDWMSEVLSIESNDNVNNQSQEINETHDNYNTDDFQVYDSWEQSYETKTDTLSANNESAEFDEYEVDSDLYKSKEFIPEPTKEVYEEGGVHYYEDGHFWMEVPGLPERDSDDESHIVVKQNMKVKFSADPIKVYSTFSMGEYDRRNEDVDPVAASAEYELEKRVERLDLMKVILLKGPEGLGLSIIGMGVGADTGLEKLGIFVKTITPDGAAAKDGRIQVNDQIIEVDNKSLVGVTQAYAASVLRNTYGQVNFVIGRETDPENSEVAHLIRQSLEADKERDTQRRQLEHSLNQKFFGNDRTESSSEDLSKTDDADTVQSLRELLQESRLNVAKAEDEISKLKTRVEELEWNGANNKKEIADKLVQSGLHLNELDKCLYVARRDKETYQGMLQTSEERYVNLEKKYIKLKKILKEFQQRETDLLHREEYYLQVLQEKDTEYNALVKALKDRVIQVEHELLDTQRRAGFPVQLPQNTTSTSHYLTTLTPLVKKTKVNPVLPLLQQLGADLSETEDSFEDEKVATVERKLPVKEELDRAVPPHELLDVSLSKSKAELAARGLVTRQLPTNAIRKSLSNSSLDYNNEEVNRIEDSIAIESTIESKDVSNVESMVQEQKQMPQYASIQKPHHHQTDQFLARIQQSTHCRNLNGPPPSLAEQLKIVLAERESRLSESNSLYSSDHNSSTSSFADEIREASLNLKKANTQWQHSNQLPQSSPSSVSSSESVSPGHYASDLNNSKAIGSTDSIDIWTPPQSADSSITERKNSHVWHNAPVHEWSKEQVCQWLLALSLEQYISKFMEHQVSGIGLLNLDTKDFKNFGIVGDDKNRLKRKLKDLKAQAEKEKRHTEKERKEKERLQRKAEKLAEKASKRK; encoded by the exons gaGAAACTAAACCtactttattagaaaaaattaaacagagTAATTCTCAAGACAGCATTTGTGCTAAATCTAGATCTCCAAGTCCACCttcaagtaataaaaaatctaatggTGTTTTTGGAAGCGCACAAAGTCACTCACAATTAAATGGCAGCAAAGTTGttgtaaaaccaattaaaCCTGAAAAACCTGATAAGAAACTAAATAGTCGGgaattaatagaaaaacaaaaaaattggacATCTCATTTTTCTAAATCACCACGTTCATCCAATTCtag atataatagtgATCCTAGTCCAAGTGAAGTAAAAGAATGGATACCAAATGTTAATTCTGATGGTATTTCTCGGACTGCTTCAACCTCatcattatacaaaaatatttctcatCCTAAAAGTCCAcctccaccaccaccaccaccatctCAAAAAGttgatgaacattttaatttaaatgatgatgatactaattt aGACAATtctacaataagtaataaccagATGATACCCGAAGATAAATCGAATAAAGAAACAATAGAACCACTATCTGTTATTGATAATTCTGCTGACAAGGAGGAAcacatagaaaatatttttgataatcaattaaatgcTGTAACCTCAGACATGTATACTTCTGTAGCTGTGactgaagaaaataaattaaat ACAAGTGAACCTGAAGTTAGTAATATGAGGATTCCATTAGACTTATCAGATTCATATACAAATCAAGAATTACCTATTAGTTTAAATTCCACATTTAATGTACCCGTGGATCATGACattgaaactattattaatgacATAAGTATGAATCTAAATGAAGCAAATTCTTCAACCCCTAAAGTTCAATTCAATATTGGAGATTCAGCCAATCATCCTGCGGCTACAGTTACACCATTAGAGAGTGAAGTTGATTCTGGATTTATCTCTTCTGAAGCCGTGACTGTTCCTGAATTAAGTAAAGGGTTGATTCATTTGAATAAAAGTGACAAATTTGCTGATAACAATGATGAAGAAGaagaa aataaactaACTCCGTTGACACTGGATCTGGAAGatacaagtataaataaaagttcagaaaatataatagatatagagTCCTCAGGACAACCAGATATGATGACACCAGATGAAGCTGAACAATTACTTAGCACTAA aattttggaaaaaaagagTAT tagtcAAGATAATCTTTTGTCTGACGAAGAAGCTaaagaaatcaaaaaattactatCACCTTCTGATAATGATCAATTGAATACATCTGACTGGATGAGTGAAGTTCTTTCTATTGAATCCAATGATAATGTCAACAATCAAAG tcaagaaattaatgaaactcatgataattataatactgatGACTTTCAAGTTTATGATTCTTGGGAGCAAAGTTATGAGACAAAAACCGACACATTATCTGCTAATAACGAGAGTGCTGAATTTGATGAATATGAAGTAGATagtgatttatataaatctaaagAATTTATTCCTGAACCTACCAAAGAA GTTTATGAAGAAGGTGGTGTGCACTATTATGAAGATGGCCATTTTTGGATGGAAGTTCCAGGACTACCAGAACGTGACTCAGATGACGAATCTCATATTGTAgtcaaacaaaatatgaaagtgAAATTTAGTGCAGATCCAATCAAA gTTTATAGCACCTTTTCAATGGGTGAATATGATCGGCGTAATGAAGACGTAGATCCTGTAGCTGCATCAGCAGAATATGAATTAGAAAAACGAGTAGAACGTTTGGATTTGATGAaagtaattttactaaaaggTCCAGAAGGTCTTGGTTTATCAATTATTGGAATGGGTGTCGGCGCAGATACAGGTCTTGAAAAACTcggtatttttgtaaaaactatCACTCCTGATGGAGCTGCTGCTAAAGATGGCCGTATACAG gtaaatgATCAAATAATTGAAGTTGATAACAAATCTTTGGTTGGTGTTACACAAGCATATGCAGCCTCCGTTTTAAGAAATACTTATGGTCAAGTTAACTTTGTGATAGGAAGGGAAACTGATCCTGAGAATAGTGAAGTTGCTCATCTTATTCGCCAGTCGTTAGAA gcTGATAAAGAAAGAGATACTCAACGACGTCAGCTTGAACATTCATTAAACCAAAAATTCTTTGGTAATGATCGCACAGAATCTTCTAGTGAAGACTTGAGCAAAACCGATGACGCTGATACAGTTCAATCTTTACGTGAATTATTACAAGAA AGCCGATTAAATGTAGCTAAAGCTGAAGATGAAATTAGCAAACTGAAAACCAGG gtAGAAGAATTAGAATGGAATGGTGCcaacaataaaaaagaaattgctGATAAACTTGTACAATCTGGACTACACTTAAATGAGTTAGATAAATGCTTATATGTTGCAAGAAGAGATAAAGAGACTTATCAAGGAATGTTACAAACATCAGAA gaacGTTATGTgaacttagaaaaaaaatacataaaattgaaaaaaattctcaaggaattccaACAACGTGAAACTGACCTTTTACACCGAgaagaatattatttgcaaGTGTTACAAGAAAAAGACACAGAATATAATGCTTTGGTGAAAGCTCTTAAAGATCGA gtaataCAAGTTGAACATGAATTATTAGATACTCAACGGCGAGCTGGTTTTCCAGTCCAACTACCTCAAAATACTACTAGCACTAGTCATTATTTAACTACTTTGACACCACTtgtcaaaaaaacaaaa gtTAATCCTGTTTTGCCATTACTTCAACAACTTGGAGCTGATTTATCAGAAACAGAAGACAGTTTTGAAGATGAAAAAGTCGCAACTGTTGAACGAAAATTGCCTGTAAAAGAAGAATTAGATAGGGCAGTTCCTCCACATGAACTTTTAGATGTGTCTTTATCAAAAAGTAAAGCAGAATTAGCTGCAAGGGGTCTTGTTACACGACAATTACCAACCAATGCTATTCGTAAATCTTTATCAAATAGCAGCTta gaTTACAATAATGAAGAAGTAAATCGTATTGAAGACTCTATAGCTATAGAATCTACTATTGAGTCAAAAGATGTATCAAATGTTGAATCTATGGTTCAGGAACAAAAACAAATGCCACAGTATGCATCTATTCAAAAACCACATCATCATCAAACTGATCAATTTTTGGCTCGTATTCAACAATCAACACATTGTCGTAATT TAAATGGTCCTCCACCATCATTAGCCGAACAGCTTAAGATTGTACTTGCTGAACGTGAGTCACGTTTGTCAGAATCGAATAGTTTATACTCTTCTGATCATAACAGTTCTACAAGTTCCTTTGCTGATGAAATTAGAGAAGCTAGCTTAAATT TGAAAAAAGCCAATACTCAATGGCAGCATTCTAACCAGTTGCCTCAAAGTTCCCCATCATCAGTATCATCGTCTGAAAGTGTATCTCCTGGTCATTATGCttctgatttaaataattccaaaGCAATTGGATCAActg attctattGATATTTGGACTCCTCCTCAATCTGCAGATAGTTCAATTACTGAGCGAAAAAATTCTCATGTTTGGCACAATGCACCTGTACACGAATGGTCTAAAGAACAA GTATGTCAATGGTTATTAGCCTTGAGCTTAGAgcaatatatatcaaaattcatGGAACATCAAGTATCTGGTATTGGTCTTTTGAATTTAGATACTAAagactttaaaaattttggtATTGTCGGAGATGACAAGAATCGACTAAAACGTAAACTTAAGGATCTTAAAGCCCAAGCAGAAAAGGAAAAACGTCATACTGAAAAAGAGCGAAAAGAAAAAGAACGATTACAAAGAAAAGCTGAAAAACTAGCTGAAAAAGCTAGTAaacgtaaataa
- the LOC113549267 gene encoding neurabin-1-like isoform X3 — MSTVTEEKKSIRMVGPKVSQIANIFQRPTVTKDPDIIVVKQNASPTLDNKLPVKVETPNQVTVVRTESHLARFNNARALFEKLGTGETKPTLLEKIKQSNSQDSICAKSRSPSPPSSNKKSNGVFGSAQSHSQLNGSKVVVKPIKPEKPDKKLNSRELIEKQKNWTSHFSKSPRSSNSRYNSDPSPSEVKEWIPNVNSDGISRTASTSSLYKNISHPKSPPPPPPPPSQKVDEHFNLNDDDTNLDNSTISNNQMIPEDKSNKETIEPLSVIDNSADKEEHIENIFDNQLNAVTSDMYTSVAVTEENKLNTSEPEVSNMRIPLDLSDSYTNQELPISLNSTFNVPVDHDIETIINDISMNLNEANSSTPKVQFNIGDSANHPAATVTPLESEVDSGFISSEAVTVPELSKGLIHLNKSDKFADNNDEEEENKLTPLTLDLEDTSINKSSENIIDIESSGQPDMMTPDEAEQLLSTKILEKKSISQDNLLSDEEAKEIKKLLSPSDNDQLNTSDWMSEVLSIESNDNVNNQSQEINETHDNYNTDDFQVYDSWEQSYETKTDTLSANNESAEFDEYEVDSDLYKSKEFIPEPTKEVYEEGGVHYYEDGHFWMEVPGLPERDSDDESHIVVKQNMKVKFSADPIKVYSTFSMGEYDRRNEDVDPVAASAEYELEKRVERLDLMKVILLKGPEGLGLSIIGMGVGADTGLEKLGIFVKTITPDGAAAKDGRIQVNDQIIEVDNKSLVGVTQAYAASVLRNTYGQVNFVIGRETDPENSEVAHLIRQSLEADKERDTQRRQLEHSLNQKFFGNDRTESSSEDLSKTDDADTVQSLRELLQEVEELEWNGANNKKEIADKLVQSGLHLNELDKCLYVARRDKETYQGMLQTSEERYVNLEKKYIKLKKILKEFQQRETDLLHREEYYLQVLQEKDTEYNALVKALKDRVIQVEHELLDTQRRAGFPVQLPQNTTSTSHYLTTLTPLVKKTKVNPVLPLLQQLGADLSETEDSFEDEKVATVERKLPVKEELDRAVPPHELLDVSLSKSKAELAARGLVTRQLPTNAIRKSLSNSSLDYNNEEVNRIEDSIAIESTIESKDVSNVESMVQEQKQMPQYASIQKPHHHQTDQFLARIQQSTHCRNLNGPPPSLAEQLKIVLAERESRLSESNSLYSSDHNSSTSSFADEIREASLNLKKANTQWQHSNQLPQSSPSSVSSSESVSPGHYASDLNNSKAIGSTDSIDIWTPPQSADSSITERKNSHVWHNAPVHEWSKEQVCQWLLALSLEQYISKFMEHQVSGIGLLNLDTKDFKNFGIVGDDKNRLKRKLKDLKAQAEKEKRHTEKERKEKERLQRKAEKLAEKASKRK, encoded by the exons gaGAAACTAAACCtactttattagaaaaaattaaacagagTAATTCTCAAGACAGCATTTGTGCTAAATCTAGATCTCCAAGTCCACCttcaagtaataaaaaatctaatggTGTTTTTGGAAGCGCACAAAGTCACTCACAATTAAATGGCAGCAAAGTTGttgtaaaaccaattaaaCCTGAAAAACCTGATAAGAAACTAAATAGTCGGgaattaatagaaaaacaaaaaaattggacATCTCATTTTTCTAAATCACCACGTTCATCCAATTCtag atataatagtgATCCTAGTCCAAGTGAAGTAAAAGAATGGATACCAAATGTTAATTCTGATGGTATTTCTCGGACTGCTTCAACCTCatcattatacaaaaatatttctcatCCTAAAAGTCCAcctccaccaccaccaccaccatctCAAAAAGttgatgaacattttaatttaaatgatgatgatactaattt aGACAATtctacaataagtaataaccagATGATACCCGAAGATAAATCGAATAAAGAAACAATAGAACCACTATCTGTTATTGATAATTCTGCTGACAAGGAGGAAcacatagaaaatatttttgataatcaattaaatgcTGTAACCTCAGACATGTATACTTCTGTAGCTGTGactgaagaaaataaattaaat ACAAGTGAACCTGAAGTTAGTAATATGAGGATTCCATTAGACTTATCAGATTCATATACAAATCAAGAATTACCTATTAGTTTAAATTCCACATTTAATGTACCCGTGGATCATGACattgaaactattattaatgacATAAGTATGAATCTAAATGAAGCAAATTCTTCAACCCCTAAAGTTCAATTCAATATTGGAGATTCAGCCAATCATCCTGCGGCTACAGTTACACCATTAGAGAGTGAAGTTGATTCTGGATTTATCTCTTCTGAAGCCGTGACTGTTCCTGAATTAAGTAAAGGGTTGATTCATTTGAATAAAAGTGACAAATTTGCTGATAACAATGATGAAGAAGaagaa aataaactaACTCCGTTGACACTGGATCTGGAAGatacaagtataaataaaagttcagaaaatataatagatatagagTCCTCAGGACAACCAGATATGATGACACCAGATGAAGCTGAACAATTACTTAGCACTAA aattttggaaaaaaagagTAT tagtcAAGATAATCTTTTGTCTGACGAAGAAGCTaaagaaatcaaaaaattactatCACCTTCTGATAATGATCAATTGAATACATCTGACTGGATGAGTGAAGTTCTTTCTATTGAATCCAATGATAATGTCAACAATCAAAG tcaagaaattaatgaaactcatgataattataatactgatGACTTTCAAGTTTATGATTCTTGGGAGCAAAGTTATGAGACAAAAACCGACACATTATCTGCTAATAACGAGAGTGCTGAATTTGATGAATATGAAGTAGATagtgatttatataaatctaaagAATTTATTCCTGAACCTACCAAAGAA GTTTATGAAGAAGGTGGTGTGCACTATTATGAAGATGGCCATTTTTGGATGGAAGTTCCAGGACTACCAGAACGTGACTCAGATGACGAATCTCATATTGTAgtcaaacaaaatatgaaagtgAAATTTAGTGCAGATCCAATCAAA gTTTATAGCACCTTTTCAATGGGTGAATATGATCGGCGTAATGAAGACGTAGATCCTGTAGCTGCATCAGCAGAATATGAATTAGAAAAACGAGTAGAACGTTTGGATTTGATGAaagtaattttactaaaaggTCCAGAAGGTCTTGGTTTATCAATTATTGGAATGGGTGTCGGCGCAGATACAGGTCTTGAAAAACTcggtatttttgtaaaaactatCACTCCTGATGGAGCTGCTGCTAAAGATGGCCGTATACAG gtaaatgATCAAATAATTGAAGTTGATAACAAATCTTTGGTTGGTGTTACACAAGCATATGCAGCCTCCGTTTTAAGAAATACTTATGGTCAAGTTAACTTTGTGATAGGAAGGGAAACTGATCCTGAGAATAGTGAAGTTGCTCATCTTATTCGCCAGTCGTTAGAA gcTGATAAAGAAAGAGATACTCAACGACGTCAGCTTGAACATTCATTAAACCAAAAATTCTTTGGTAATGATCGCACAGAATCTTCTAGTGAAGACTTGAGCAAAACCGATGACGCTGATACAGTTCAATCTTTACGTGAATTATTACAAGAA gtAGAAGAATTAGAATGGAATGGTGCcaacaataaaaaagaaattgctGATAAACTTGTACAATCTGGACTACACTTAAATGAGTTAGATAAATGCTTATATGTTGCAAGAAGAGATAAAGAGACTTATCAAGGAATGTTACAAACATCAGAA gaacGTTATGTgaacttagaaaaaaaatacataaaattgaaaaaaattctcaaggaattccaACAACGTGAAACTGACCTTTTACACCGAgaagaatattatttgcaaGTGTTACAAGAAAAAGACACAGAATATAATGCTTTGGTGAAAGCTCTTAAAGATCGA gtaataCAAGTTGAACATGAATTATTAGATACTCAACGGCGAGCTGGTTTTCCAGTCCAACTACCTCAAAATACTACTAGCACTAGTCATTATTTAACTACTTTGACACCACTtgtcaaaaaaacaaaa gtTAATCCTGTTTTGCCATTACTTCAACAACTTGGAGCTGATTTATCAGAAACAGAAGACAGTTTTGAAGATGAAAAAGTCGCAACTGTTGAACGAAAATTGCCTGTAAAAGAAGAATTAGATAGGGCAGTTCCTCCACATGAACTTTTAGATGTGTCTTTATCAAAAAGTAAAGCAGAATTAGCTGCAAGGGGTCTTGTTACACGACAATTACCAACCAATGCTATTCGTAAATCTTTATCAAATAGCAGCTta gaTTACAATAATGAAGAAGTAAATCGTATTGAAGACTCTATAGCTATAGAATCTACTATTGAGTCAAAAGATGTATCAAATGTTGAATCTATGGTTCAGGAACAAAAACAAATGCCACAGTATGCATCTATTCAAAAACCACATCATCATCAAACTGATCAATTTTTGGCTCGTATTCAACAATCAACACATTGTCGTAATT TAAATGGTCCTCCACCATCATTAGCCGAACAGCTTAAGATTGTACTTGCTGAACGTGAGTCACGTTTGTCAGAATCGAATAGTTTATACTCTTCTGATCATAACAGTTCTACAAGTTCCTTTGCTGATGAAATTAGAGAAGCTAGCTTAAATT TGAAAAAAGCCAATACTCAATGGCAGCATTCTAACCAGTTGCCTCAAAGTTCCCCATCATCAGTATCATCGTCTGAAAGTGTATCTCCTGGTCATTATGCttctgatttaaataattccaaaGCAATTGGATCAActg attctattGATATTTGGACTCCTCCTCAATCTGCAGATAGTTCAATTACTGAGCGAAAAAATTCTCATGTTTGGCACAATGCACCTGTACACGAATGGTCTAAAGAACAA GTATGTCAATGGTTATTAGCCTTGAGCTTAGAgcaatatatatcaaaattcatGGAACATCAAGTATCTGGTATTGGTCTTTTGAATTTAGATACTAAagactttaaaaattttggtATTGTCGGAGATGACAAGAATCGACTAAAACGTAAACTTAAGGATCTTAAAGCCCAAGCAGAAAAGGAAAAACGTCATACTGAAAAAGAGCGAAAAGAAAAAGAACGATTACAAAGAAAAGCTGAAAAACTAGCTGAAAAAGCTAGTAaacgtaaataa